In Gemmatimonadota bacterium, one genomic interval encodes:
- a CDS encoding TonB-dependent receptor codes for MRFSIRLSCLLLLVGAICVFYPGDGMAATTGKVTGVVTDAQGEALPGVNVVVKGTRRGAVTDTDGYFLILAVDPGVHEVEASLVGYRTETIQNVLVQVELTTTVNIVLQEAAVELGELVVIAERPAVEPDKTVSRYIVGVEQVEQVPLARNAAEVIELQPGVSLDGAMRIRASHTASVTNGTNEVFVEIDGIRLSNDDGVAENNTASQVNSLARGALQEVAVVTGGMNAEYGNAQGGVISLVSREAKERYGGLGEYRLTLPGLKHWGANVYNSPLLEGKTPDTGNPNIDSTPSDYDSALGHFLEGNVSGPINPQLGFFLSTYTDRQASVFPGPSNHAPFNLNTSANATYRPGDKYKFKLGTTWVYKDGFNNGSTSVVRGPGGATTGVPPGGVRGISESGLNLYLPAGYSSSGKSPRTDQVLYGVLTHTISPKTFYEVRVSFQSTSLDTSDVPAQTTDIVRGANGFYGTRDIHAFSWARRTRILLKGDLSSQVTRGHFVKAGFEIIRNSIEQQDVIFNTTRERNIRLLGKGDPIVGMEPFNPATYAAYIQDKMEFEGLIVNLGVRYEVLAPGESFGRAMDHVTWNHYNSLTRWRNVPIVDSPTQTAISPRLGISHPITERSTIRFFTGRFHQFIGLQSLYNRTWRATGPDKDLNGNGQIDEMEIFNALVYPLAGEFGNVHMKPERTTNFEVGFDYNFYGDYVLGLTAFYKDQEGTLSSGGSDFFIDEPVFGFNSSYTHAFFNRRFATSRGFELSFQKKFSQMTALYVAYNVNWAKAHRGGKSSWEWFIAPTAQYVNSDKFFAGVTVESNGQEVPRAPTAEERRAFAEKANEIALKYKAKADVMEPKSNAFWEQPVLVEDGLYSFNIANYSIPTLDGGLDRRNFASVQFLFSAPPDFHIVALAGFRATMVWQMQTGGAFWYTPPTGPRERRNGPPTTVTDVSFEKDFGLGQTGTATTFLEVRNLFGQRDDTSTGFRWIQYGLQKPPPGDSKFDTFGDISELTRYNGGLGRPRTIVAGARFKF; via the coding sequence ATGCGTTTTAGCATTCGTTTAAGCTGTCTCCTGCTCCTGGTCGGCGCAATATGCGTCTTCTATCCGGGCGATGGGATGGCAGCTACAACAGGAAAAGTCACCGGTGTCGTGACAGATGCCCAAGGTGAGGCACTACCCGGCGTCAACGTCGTAGTAAAAGGCACGCGGCGCGGCGCCGTAACCGATACAGACGGCTATTTTTTAATATTAGCTGTCGATCCGGGCGTACATGAAGTAGAAGCGTCCCTGGTCGGCTACCGCACCGAAACCATACAAAACGTGCTGGTACAGGTCGAATTGACCACCACAGTGAATATCGTACTCCAGGAAGCAGCCGTAGAACTCGGCGAACTGGTCGTCATTGCCGAGCGACCTGCCGTGGAACCCGATAAAACCGTAAGCCGCTACATTGTCGGCGTCGAGCAAGTCGAACAGGTACCCCTTGCGCGAAACGCGGCAGAAGTCATCGAATTGCAACCGGGCGTATCCCTGGACGGTGCCATGCGCATCCGAGCAAGCCACACCGCCTCGGTAACCAACGGCACCAATGAAGTCTTTGTGGAAATCGACGGCATTCGCCTGTCCAACGACGATGGCGTAGCCGAAAACAACACAGCTTCACAGGTCAACAGCCTGGCGCGTGGGGCATTGCAAGAAGTCGCCGTCGTAACCGGCGGTATGAACGCCGAATACGGCAATGCACAGGGCGGCGTAATCAGCCTGGTAAGCCGCGAAGCCAAAGAGCGATACGGTGGCCTGGGCGAATACCGCCTGACCCTGCCGGGGCTAAAGCACTGGGGTGCGAACGTCTATAACAGCCCGCTCCTGGAGGGCAAAACCCCGGACACCGGCAATCCCAATATAGATTCAACGCCTTCAGATTACGACAGTGCATTGGGACATTTTTTGGAAGGCAATGTCTCCGGTCCAATTAACCCACAACTCGGATTCTTCCTCAGTACCTATACAGATCGGCAGGCATCCGTTTTTCCAGGACCTTCCAATCACGCGCCCTTTAACCTGAACACATCGGCCAATGCGACCTATCGACCGGGCGACAAGTACAAATTCAAGCTCGGCACCACATGGGTGTACAAAGACGGATTCAACAATGGCTCGACCAGTGTGGTACGCGGTCCGGGCGGCGCAACCACGGGCGTACCGCCGGGCGGCGTGCGAGGCATCTCGGAAAGCGGCCTCAACCTCTACCTGCCCGCAGGGTATAGCTCCTCGGGCAAGTCGCCGCGCACCGATCAGGTACTTTACGGCGTCTTGACACACACCATATCGCCCAAAACATTTTACGAAGTCCGCGTATCTTTCCAGAGCACATCCCTCGATACCAGCGATGTGCCAGCACAGACAACAGATATTGTCCGCGGTGCAAACGGATTTTACGGCACGCGGGATATCCACGCCTTTAGCTGGGCGCGGCGCACGCGCATTCTGTTAAAAGGCGACTTGTCCAGCCAGGTGACGCGGGGACACTTTGTAAAAGCCGGATTTGAAATCATCCGCAACAGCATCGAACAGCAAGATGTGATTTTCAACACAACCCGCGAACGCAACATCCGCTTGCTGGGCAAGGGCGATCCTATCGTGGGCATGGAACCTTTTAATCCCGCGACTTACGCGGCTTATATCCAGGACAAAATGGAATTTGAGGGCCTGATCGTCAATCTGGGTGTGCGCTACGAAGTCCTCGCACCCGGCGAATCCTTTGGCCGCGCCATGGACCACGTCACCTGGAACCACTACAACTCCCTCACGCGCTGGCGAAACGTACCCATCGTGGATTCGCCCACGCAGACGGCCATCAGCCCGCGCCTGGGCATCTCACACCCCATTACAGAGCGCTCCACCATTCGATTCTTCACCGGCCGCTTCCACCAGTTTATCGGTTTACAAAGCCTTTACAACCGCACCTGGCGGGCGACGGGACCGGACAAAGACCTGAATGGCAACGGACAAATCGACGAGATGGAAATTTTCAACGCCCTGGTCTATCCGCTGGCGGGCGAATTTGGCAATGTCCACATGAAACCCGAACGCACGACCAACTTTGAGGTCGGCTTCGACTACAACTTCTACGGCGATTACGTATTGGGGTTAACGGCTTTTTACAAAGACCAGGAAGGCACGCTATCCAGCGGTGGGTCAGACTTTTTCATCGACGAACCCGTATTTGGCTTCAACTCGTCATATACCCATGCCTTCTTCAATCGCCGCTTTGCCACGTCTCGTGGATTTGAGCTGTCCTTCCAGAAAAAATTCAGCCAGATGACCGCCCTGTACGTAGCTTACAACGTCAACTGGGCCAAAGCGCACCGCGGCGGCAAATCATCCTGGGAATGGTTCATCGCCCCCACGGCTCAATATGTGAACAGCGACAAGTTCTTTGCCGGCGTCACTGTGGAATCCAACGGACAGGAAGTGCCCCGCGCACCAACGGCCGAAGAGCGGAGGGCATTCGCAGAGAAAGCCAATGAAATTGCCCTGAAATACAAAGCCAAAGCAGATGTGATGGAACCAAAGAGCAATGCCTTCTGGGAACAGCCAGTCCTCGTCGAAGACGGACTGTACTCCTTCAACATCGCCAACTACAGCATTCCCACCTTAGATGGCGGCCTGGACAGGCGCAACTTTGCCAGCGTGCAATTCCTCTTCTCTGCACCGCCGGATTTCCACATCGTGGCTCTGGCCGGATTCCGCGCGACCATGGTCTGGCAGATGCAGACCGGCGGCGCATTCTGGTACACGCCTCCCACGGGACCCAGGGAACGGCGCAACGGCCCGCCCACCACAGTCACAGACGTCAGCTTTGAAAAAGACTTTGGACTGGGACAAACGGGTACAGCCACGACATTCCTGGAAGTCCGCAACCTCTTTGGGCAGCGCGACGATACGAGCACTGGTTTCCGCTGGATCCAGTACGGCCTCCAGAAACCGCCGCCCGGAGACAGCAAATTCGATACTTTCGGCGATATTTCCGAACTGACCCGCTACAACGGCGGGCTGGGCAGACCCCGAACCATCGTGGCCGGGGCGCGGTTTAAGTTCTAA